In Streptomyces sp. NBC_01707, a genomic segment contains:
- a CDS encoding GNAT family N-acetyltransferase, which produces MSNPEPAPAAAEVTTWSLEQTSPDDLRPAAAPGDGVRIVRSAVPLPEFSRFLYTAVGGDIQWTDRLSMTYAEWQEALDRPGAETWVAYENGTPAGYIELDPQDDGVVEIMYFGLIPAFRGRRIGGHLLAYGAARAWDLAERWPERPPTKRVWLHTCSKDGPHAMDNYLRRGFRLFDTKVELEADVATPGPWPGAAR; this is translated from the coding sequence ATGAGCAACCCTGAGCCCGCACCTGCCGCCGCCGAGGTGACCACCTGGTCCCTGGAACAGACCTCCCCCGACGATCTGCGGCCCGCGGCGGCCCCCGGGGACGGCGTCAGGATCGTACGGTCGGCGGTGCCGCTGCCGGAGTTCAGCCGCTTCCTGTACACGGCGGTCGGCGGCGACATCCAGTGGACCGACCGGCTCTCGATGACGTACGCCGAGTGGCAGGAGGCCCTGGACCGGCCCGGGGCGGAGACCTGGGTGGCGTACGAGAACGGGACCCCGGCCGGCTACATCGAGCTGGACCCGCAGGACGACGGCGTGGTCGAGATCATGTACTTCGGCCTGATCCCGGCTTTCCGGGGGCGTCGGATCGGCGGTCACCTGCTCGCGTACGGGGCCGCGCGCGCCTGGGACCTGGCGGAGCGCTGGCCGGAGCGGCCGCCGACGAAGCGGGTATGGCTGCACACCTGCTCCAAGGACGGCCCGCACGCCATGGACAACTATCTGCGCCGCGGGTTCAGGCTCTTCGACACCAAGGTCGAACTGGAGGCGGACGTGGCGACGCCGGGGCCGTGGCCCGGCGCCGCCCGGTAG
- a CDS encoding nitrite/sulfite reductase: MAATPEQPATTTPRRKAGRHRGEGQWAVGHHTPLNGNEQFKKDDDGLNVRTRIETIYSKRGFDSIDPNDLRGRMRWWGLYTQRKPGIDGGKTAVLEPEELDDKYFMLRVRIDGGRLTTAQLRVIGEISQEYARGTADITDRQNIQLHWIRIEDVPAIWEKLEAVGLSTTEACGDCPRVIIGSPVAGIAADEIIDGTPAVDEIHDRYIGSKEFSNLPRKFKTAISGSPVQDVVHEINDIAFVGVVHPEHGPGFDVWVGGGLSTNPRLAERLGAWVPLDEVPDVWAGVVGIFRDYGYRRLRTRARLKFLMADWGPAKFRQVLEDEYLERPLLDGPAPEQPSNRWRDHVGVHEQQDGRFYVGFAPRVGRVDGATLAKIADLAAAHGSDRLRTTVEQKMLILDVERGQVDSLVAGLEALDFQVKPSPFRRGTMACTGIEFCKLAIVETKARGAALIDELERRLPDFDEPLTINVNGCPNACARIQTADIGLKGQLVLDADGNQVEGFQVHLGGALGLEAGFGRKVRGLKVTSAELPDYVERVLGRFQKEREDGERFATWAARASAESLS, from the coding sequence ATGGCCGCTACCCCGGAACAGCCTGCGACCACCACGCCTCGCCGCAAGGCCGGACGCCACCGTGGCGAAGGCCAGTGGGCCGTGGGGCACCACACTCCGCTCAACGGCAATGAGCAGTTCAAGAAGGACGACGACGGTCTCAATGTGCGGACACGCATTGAGACGATCTACTCCAAGCGGGGTTTCGACTCGATCGACCCGAACGACCTGCGCGGACGCATGCGTTGGTGGGGTCTGTACACCCAGCGCAAGCCCGGGATCGATGGCGGAAAGACTGCGGTCCTGGAGCCGGAGGAGCTGGACGACAAGTACTTCATGCTGCGGGTGCGGATCGACGGCGGCCGGCTGACCACCGCGCAGCTGCGCGTCATCGGCGAGATCTCGCAGGAGTACGCGCGCGGCACCGCGGACATCACCGACCGGCAGAACATCCAGCTGCACTGGATCCGCATCGAGGACGTCCCGGCGATCTGGGAGAAGCTGGAGGCTGTCGGGCTCTCCACCACCGAGGCGTGCGGCGACTGCCCCCGCGTGATCATCGGCTCCCCGGTGGCGGGCATCGCGGCCGACGAGATCATCGACGGCACGCCCGCCGTGGACGAGATCCACGACCGCTACATCGGCAGCAAGGAATTCTCCAACCTGCCGCGCAAGTTCAAGACCGCGATCTCCGGTTCGCCGGTGCAGGACGTGGTGCACGAGATCAACGACATCGCGTTCGTCGGCGTGGTCCACCCCGAGCACGGGCCGGGCTTCGACGTCTGGGTCGGTGGCGGGCTCTCCACCAACCCGCGGCTCGCGGAGCGGCTGGGCGCATGGGTGCCGCTCGACGAGGTGCCGGACGTCTGGGCCGGAGTCGTCGGCATCTTCCGCGACTACGGCTACCGCCGGCTGCGCACCCGCGCGAGGCTGAAGTTCCTGATGGCCGACTGGGGTCCCGCGAAGTTCCGCCAGGTGCTGGAGGACGAGTACCTGGAGCGTCCGCTGCTCGACGGCCCGGCCCCCGAGCAGCCGAGCAACCGCTGGCGCGACCACGTGGGTGTCCACGAGCAGCAGGACGGCCGCTTCTACGTCGGGTTCGCACCCCGGGTCGGCCGCGTGGACGGCGCCACGCTGGCCAAGATCGCCGACCTGGCGGCCGCGCACGGCTCGGACCGGCTGCGCACCACCGTCGAGCAGAAGATGCTCATCCTCGACGTGGAGCGAGGCCAGGTGGACTCCCTGGTTGCCGGTCTCGAGGCGCTCGACTTCCAGGTGAAGCCCTCGCCGTTCCGGCGCGGCACGATGGCCTGCACCGGCATCGAGTTCTGCAAGCTGGCGATCGTCGAGACGAAGGCGCGCGGCGCCGCGCTGATCGACGAACTGGAGCGCCGCCTGCCGGACTTCGACGAGCCGCTGACCATCAACGTCAACGGATGCCCCAACGCCTGCGCCCGCATCCAGACCGCGGACATCGGCCTCAAGGGCCAGCTCGTCCTGGACGCCGACGGCAACCAGGTCGAGGGCTTCCAGGTGCACCTGGGCGGCGCACTGGGCCTCGAGGCCGGCTTCGGCCGCAAGGTCCGTGGCCTGAAGGTCACTTCGGCCGAGCTGCCGGACTATGTCGAGCGGGTGCTCGGCCGGTTCCAGAAGGAGCGCGAGGACGGCGAGCGGTTCGCGACGTGGGCGGCGCGGGCCAGTGCGGAGTCGCTGTCATGA